Proteins from one Ranitomeya variabilis isolate aRanVar5 chromosome 1, aRanVar5.hap1, whole genome shotgun sequence genomic window:
- the LOC143797120 gene encoding uncharacterized protein LOC143797120, which produces MNSNKNWNMEHHDLDGRDSTPILREKTTVPRKSYYLMGIAFLLLCTISTVIYAEDILHRETDTSEVNEPFRRTLHSRKPRGSSLQNLKDEDIPDNSVDITGNICMGYGVKCCIELHFIHDTDIILHATTGPKTGFIQLQGDYVHNNKTGTWECNPTDVLYWNIEIRGEEKAVWSGDITNDMITKGKAGTSKTDIWLKTQLFGKTLDPSLLSITEEDEDWVKTWNFQITREPVQVQVSVIFTVTNTIVPEVRVTPQTVHSQENMSPLSLKCNTRLELPSESLLTWTKDNLFLGSFASGPTNVIHRGQSGNVRWLNKNFIFSVDNPSPKDSGLYQCCVLTKNNYKQCKNVNVNIWSAVDNVCTQTRFQTSTPFQINQFQSKPILRDGISPMSITSH; this is translated from the exons atgaaTTCCAATAAGAACTGGAATATGGAACACCAtgaccttgatggaagggattcaacaccaatccttcgagaaaagacgacagttcccaggaaaagttactatctgatgggaatcgcatttctgctgctatgtactatttcaactgtgatctacgcagaagacatcttacatcgtgaaacagacactagtgaagtgaatgaacctttcagaagaactctacattcgaggaaaccaagaggatcaagtttacaaaaccttaaagatgaagacataccggacaattcagtagatattactggaaacatctgcatgggttatggggtgaaatgctgtattgagctacacttcatacacgacactgacataatattacatgctactacaggacctaagactgggtttatacagttacaaggagattatgtacacaataataagacgggtacatgggaatgtaatcctacagatgtgttatactggaatatagagataagaggtgaagaaaaagctgtgtggtcaggagatattacaaatgatatgatcacaaaagggaaagctggaacatccaaaacagatatttggttgaaaacacaactttttgggaaaactttagatccttcattactttctattaCAGAAGAAGATGAAGATTGGGTAAAAACATGGAACTTCCAGATAACTAGAGAACCAGTACAAGTACAGGTATCTGTAATTTTTACAGTAACTAATACTATAGTTCCAGAAGTAAGGGTTACACCACAAACAGTACATAGCCAAGAAAATATGTCTCCTTTGTCattaaaatgcaacacaaggtTAGAGTTACCTTCGGAATCTCTGTTAACCTGGACCAAAGATAATTTATTTTTGGGAAGTTTTGCAAGTGGTCCAACAAATGTTATACACAGAGGTCAATCCGGAAATGTGAGATGGTtgaataagaattttattttttctgtagataatccatctcctaaggattctggactttatcaatgttgcgttttaacgaaaaataattacaaacaatgcaaaaatgtaaatgtaaatataTGGTCAGCAGTAGATAATGTTTGCACACAGACAAGATTTCAAACATCTACTCCTTTCCAAATTAACCAATTCCAATCTAAACCTATATTACGAGATGGA ATATCCCCaatgtcaatcacatctcattaa